The Choristoneura fumiferana chromosome Z, NRCan_CFum_1, whole genome shotgun sequence DNA window gactgtacctacacattaTGTTAAAAATCGTCCAGTAGTTTTATACTATAGAAAGGACCAAAGAAAGATATGTACTAACGTAGGTAGATAAGTACATATACCTACGctctaaaaacataaccctctttttTGGGCAAGCGCATAATGATTCTAATAATACAACGAATAttgaaaacaatttaatttcatcAGTTAATTTGCTCGTACATATCAAAtcattaaaatgttatttcctTACACTGAGACGACTATATACATTCCAAATGTTACAATAACACCTGAATTGTTATTATTCTActtattattacgaaaatataaaatgaacagCCAATCTTCAAAAAATTCGTTTTGAGtgatttttgaaattacatAAGTGTCTATCTTTCTAAAACACGCTTTTCTGTATGCAGTCGCTATGGCGCCATATGttgtgccaccagagttgaggtcacacacacaagaacatgtcatgtaacgATAGCGAGATTTTGACATTCAATCATTCATTTCGTTCATTCTCCTTTTTATCCGACTGCGAAGgaacgcgtatgtatgtatatctattcctatgtcctctcgtaactactcaacggctgaacctattttgataaatgatacgtcattggatttgtcttaatgacgcgagtgacactgggtacatgaaattcctaaaaatcaaaatggcggatttttggcgccaaattgtaagtttaaaaaaaaattcaaccctatcgagtggggtatcaaatgaaagctaataattagcccattctggaaatatatgggttataaccgttttaatataccattttcacagaaaagtgtgaaataaaacaatcaatttacaaaatcaaaaacccgactgccttaaaaaatactaaaaagaagaaagcaagtctagtgggctagaactgtTATgaagctaacttaaagttcaacagtcgggacccatttaaatcgtgacgctcaaaaattcttacctaatgggtcccgactgttgaactttaagttagctacttaacagagttctagcccactagacttgttttcttctttttagtattttaaaggcagtcgggttttgaattttttaaatttattgttttttgtgcaatcagttcttcatgcagctgtgtgtaatcattcacttcaactctcgtggcactacctatagaatACTTTTAGGTAAGCTTTCGCATGTTTAGCtcgatgaaaaataataaatcattatgaactcctttatttaaacaaaaaaataaaatcaatgattTCGTAACATGCATAGAAAGAAATTATCTAATAATctatacttgatttaatttagaattagaaaCCAGAATAACATTATATTGCGCCTGGTCAACTATTTGTTACCAAGCAAATAGTACAGTACAATAGTCTGGGAGACGCAAAataaaatgcgggtagttgtgcgccggtgttagtttcgtcggacagtcgCGGTGGCGTggagtgtgcgtgttgcggcagccgccgagtcgcgtgctcctgagaggaagggctacgaaatagcccgaaacatgtcgagctaaactcggtttaagacgtgagttatccgttataatatcatttaatatgagtgagtctcacggtagtttcatgttcaaaataaaattgttttaatgccactttatttgcgtgtcgggccatattttcactgcattatgtggccggcaactattggtgtccctgtctaacatgtgagtaagagagggacaccaatagttgccggccacaaattgcagtgaaaatatggcccagCCCCTTTACTCTAGTACAAATTGTAGAGAATACAGTTCACGAGCCGCAATATAATGTTGTTGTGGtttctaattctaaattaaatgaagtatagGTAGCCAATAGAAATTCGAAAAACTGATATTGTTATCATAGttaaatatgtcaaaaacggcGCAACCgatttaaaatctaaaaaaattgcataataagcttactagcttttgcccgcggtttcgcccgcctgaaattcggttatcgcgcactgtcgcgacccgtcgctccgtttcgacgtgaaagacgtacaaacatacaaacacacacactttcgcatttataatattagtatggatatactATTAGAATCTCGCTGCTCGCATGCAAGTCCTGTGTCTAACAGaagacttaaaaaataaaaataaatgaaacctCACTTCTATTTaaagctataaataaataaaaagactaTTAAAAGTACAAAAGTTATGTGTGCAACCAGCTTGGtgcacataaaatatataatataatgccACTCAATGTTACATTAACCGATTATCTACGTAATATATACGTCAGacaattttttattgcaatttataaatacatttagCATGGAGCACTTAAGACAGGAGGTGCCAGTGTTTCAAAACTATCAACATCTACATTATGTATATAATAACGGTATAGCGACGCATGAACTTTGACACAACACAACACCTGTCACAGATGTcaaaaaactaacataaaatagTTCACCACTGTTCACCACtagatataggtagtgccacgagagttgaagtgaatgattacatacacagctacatgaagtacTGATTGCAAAAAtgtaattaatgaaatgtatcAGTGAatgtaaatatacttaaataaaacacttaaatataaatttttaacgGATATAAAAAACCGTAAATATATTTCCTGTTTTGCTTCAAtctttttttctataaataataCTTCACAAATTATTTGAAGAAACTTTTTGGTCTCTCTAGCAATTCACTGTTGCACTTGCTATTGATATGAAAAAAGAACACTTATGTCATTACATGACACATTGTGTGCGTgccctcaactctggtggcactacatATACGCGCCATGAACAACAAATTATGTGCAGCttaatgtaagaaacatgcaattttatatgtataataaataatagacatataattatttacattcaACCTCAAATGGATGCACAAAATCAAGCTAAGCGAGAGAGCCAGAGATGCataattcaatttcaaatgGAATAAAGAGCTATAATAAAACatgatatttttaacacaaatgAGAAGGAAAATAGTTTAAATACTGAAgagagtttaaataaaaatgttttatttgagatgtgttaaaaaaatccatTCTTGTTACTGAATTAAAAGAATactaaaagaaaacatttaattacttttaaaaaggtacaaaattgcattcaaagattattgaaaatacatttGCTTGATCTGACTAAAATAGAAAAGAAATCACACTACAAATACTACAATCTTACAGCAGAAATCTATATACCTAGTTAATTGTAAGGTTGAAGTCAATGTAACTGACATggtacataaaattaaaggaaGACCATTAAATGTGAACTtctcttagttttttttaacaaaaaagaaaaatctaataAACTTTTATTGCACTTTAGGTTCTTTTTAGAAACACTGTACTGTTTCCTTTGAGTAAAAACTAAATTCAGTATTGAGAGTACTTTCCCTCCaatatttctagatttttttactgtacaacaGCAGAACTTACTAAACAAACACTTTACATTTACGCACACAGAGCCATATTTAAGAAATAACTATACTAAGTACCTTCCTTCGAGGTGGCTGTAATATTTTCAATCCTATACAGATCTTTGTGCtacaatatacatataaatttgATTTGACTTGGTCTGTCCATACCGCTCAGCCGTATGAAGGTTTCAATACAGTTAAGAAAAGAATACTAtttgcacaatgtactatattacCTGAATATGTCAACATTTAATACAACTACTTGATTTCTATGACTGGTGACACTTCAATTTCTATCAGTTCATCTATTGGAGCAGCCGGTAGCTCTTTTTTCACAATAACTTTTTTCTCCACCACAAGTGTCGGAACCATGCACTTATGTTTGGCGCGTATGTGCTTGCCGACTGTGTCTTTCCTGAAGAAGCGCTTTTCACACAGCGGGCAAGGATATTTCCTCTCACCAAAATGCATTCTCTGATGCTGTGTCAGCTTGTCAGCTTGCTCAAAGAACATCCCGCATACAATACAAGGCATGTTCGTagctgtatgtttttttttatgctttctGACTTTTTCAGAACGCATGGATTTAAACTCGCATGTGTCGCAATAGTACCAGTATTTACCTTTCATATGGATCATTCTTTTATGGTTACACAGTTCCGCTCCAGTGAAGAACGACTTGGCGCATATTTCGCATGTGTACTGTTTTACTCCGCTGTGGCGTTTCATGTGTGTTTGCAGACTCTTCTTGGACTGCAGCATCTTGCTGCACACTTGGCACTGGTGCTGATTGTCCGTATGAGTCTTCAAATGGCGGTAAACATTGGTACGTCCTCGAACAAACTTGCCGCAGTACTGACAAGTGATTTGGATTTTATATTCTTTGTGGGTGGACTCTTTGTGGGCCTGCAGGGAGCTCTGCTGTGTAAAGCTGCGGGAACACAGGTCGCAAAGATATGGTCGGTCACCACTGTGTATAACTAAATGTGTCTGGATATCTTTTACTCGTGTCGTTTTGTAGCTGCACTCTTTACAATGGAACACTCTGTTTCTTCCTTGGCCTTCTATCCGAATGTCTGTGGCCACTTTGCAGCTCTTGCTGCCGCTTTTTCGATGTCTGTGGAACGCCTTGAATGATTTAAACATTCTTTTACATACCTGGCATATTAGAGCCTCATGCAAATGGACCTTTTTCCAATGCACGCGTAATTTACACTTGCTTTTGAAATGATTGCCGCAATCGTGGCATTCTAAATTTAAATCGATCGCTCGACTCTTCCTGAAACCCTTGTCGTCTGCTTCTAGGTTGGCGTCACTAGCGTCGGCAAGCAAGTCGCTGGCATTGAACAGATGCGAATCCTCGTCCAGGTACTCGAAGGGTTCTTCCAACGGCTCCTCTTTCTTTATAACCAAGTCTGGTACCGTATTAGCTTCCTCAACTATCGACTCTGGTAAATGGTCGCACTGTGTCGATTGCAAAATAATGTTCGAACTTTCACACTTTTGTTTGAAATTTATCGCGGTTTCTAACTCCAAAAGACACTCGAAGCATATTTTGTCGGGAAGGCCGtcgtctttttgtattttaacattaGCGATAGAATTGACGTAGTCGAATATGAGATAATCTTTGTATATTTCGAATATAGACATGCACTTTTTTATATTGGAGCCTAAGCAAACGCGACAAATTTTCACTTTCTTTTTATCTTCACCCATGTTTACTGGTTTATACGCAAAATCGAATAAGATATTGGACAGTAAAAACCATTTTCGGCAACAAATAGGCTCAGTGTTTCGCTCGATCAAAAATCAAACAAtttcacacacatacacaattACACATACCACAGATAAACAATAGTACAAGTACACATCGTACACAATAGTACACATGCATAGATTTCTGTTCGTGTTGCCATGCATACCATTATAGCTActaggtgcggccacatgcagtcgctcgtcgctcgcttgcagcgataaatctggtcacgtaaCCCCATTTTAAATTTCCCGCCATtgaaaaaagtagcgtcaagtcgccgcgtcaaGCAGTAGCGACAAAATGGCTGCTTTCAGCATTGGTCATTTAGTGGCAGTCGTGGCAGAAATtggtgaatgaaaaaaaaaacagtgttttagCCGAAAttaaagaggttttttttccaacgataaagctcaacattttcagccttatcgctatatgtcacgtgaccacatTTGCCATTGGAAACGAGCATCAAGCgatttgcatgtggccgcgccttaaaTTCGACTGACGTCTTGTTTGACagcgaaaatgtttttttttccattcctCCCTTGGGATAGGCAAGGAAATGACATAATAACACAGCCACACGTCCAATGTTCTGGATTTCTCTGAGAAAAGCAAAGGAATCTAACCCATGCAGCCTCGttcgaaatattttaaaaaatctctcATAATATAGTTACGGTTTTATTAACAAACCAACAAGCACAAATGTGCAGTGTTTTTTTGGAACCATTTATATACTCATTTAGAATTCAATTCCAAATAAACACTGCACAGAAGTCTTTCTTGAGCCGATTCGACTTATGGTCAACTTTTATAATGTTTATGTTTTACCTTAATTTTACCCTGTAGCATTGCTGTCAAGTCGACGGTAAGACAAACTGCTATAATATTATCTTTTTCTCAAGCCATTCcgtcctgtttttttttttaaagtttgggGTCTTGGGGATTCTTTCATACCGGAGCGCAGTCTTATAATTATTTCACGTACGCCACGACAAGCGATTTTTTATGgcacataaaaaataacctaatctAAGCTTAACATGCTCCCCTTGATGTGGTTAAAAATTCTATGTTCGAACTCTCATTGACTCAAGATATCGTGagcagcggcggccttacccattgcgaggctcaGGGCGGCAGGTCtgcgaggccctttgtccttTGTGAAAActatgtgatgcgaaaatatagaaaaaaatctatgtctttagggttccggagccaaaatggcaaaaacggaacccttatagtttcgccatgtctgcctgtctatccgtccgtccgtccgcagctttgctcagggactacctatcaatgttagaaagctgtaaattttgcacggatgtatatgtaaaatatgccgacaaaatagacAATATAGAAAAGAGACACgagccatagacgtaaaatgggagtgtttttttttctcttccaaccctataatgtggggtatcgttggataggtcttttgaaaccattagggatttgctaagacgatttttcgattcagtgatttttttgaaatattcaactttaaagtgcaaatttgcttgaaaatcgagcgtcccagccctctaaaatctaagccggtgggtggaaaaatttgaaaaaaatcaggatggtagtaagtatatcaaacttacaaggaaagctataacggttaagtttgcttgaaaattattagtagtttaagagtaaatagcagcctaaggtataaataaacttggaagatccgtttaaaatacgaaatccttagaaaaatattacatgcCTGCCCATGCCCGGCATGCCCTTTCAAAAAAGCGAAGTAAAACAgtgatatcaaaataaatatattgtattaATCATTCGTTTCGTGTAATACATAATAACTTAACTAATTATCACTTTTTACAATAGTCAGCGTTACATATCTTAATGAAAATAATCGGtcttataaaacaaaacatgaaaaaacCGATTACCAAAATTCTGTGTGTATATAATCGTTTACTCATTCTAAATCCAGACTACTAAAGACCATTTGTCTCGCTCGTTCTCGTCGGTCAAAAATTCTCATTCGAAATAGGTGTGTCAGAAAGGGAGGCACATGTTTGACAACCGAGGCGCTACTCTAGAGCCTTTCCAAAGGAATACATTTTCAGTAGACAATCCTTATGTCACGGGTGCGAACAGTTAGTtaccagcggggctactacgaaattcgaaaatcgaagttcgtgtcatttcgtccctctgacacttacgtgagtgagagggatggtacgatacaaacttcgattttcgaatttcggagtaggccctgtAGATGGCAGTAGGGATTGTAGTCTGTGCGGGCGGGATTTTTTCCCTATCTGTCCATAATGGAGCTTCAtgagaggcgaaatatcgctagatggcgataATACCgagaggttcgtttgacgtcagccaatcacaaacgtgacgcaaatgtcaaagttctCAAACGGACCCCACGTCCTAGCGCCAACGCCGCCAACCAGTGTGTTACAGAAACCCTCAGTAGGAAGAAAATCCCAGTATTCCCCGCAATGCGAACATGTAGATATAGCCCGAATTAAGATCCATCTGTCCAGCAGTATAAGGCGGTAGAAAGAGTTTAGCCCAGCACACAGAGACGATGAGTGCGGGACGTGTGCGGTCCCGCGCGACGGGCGTTTTACCTAAATACGATCCGCACCCGTCGTGTGTGTGTTGGGCTTTAGTGATGCTTAAATCTGATTGCGAGCCtgcgccaatgagggctatcgcgaatgaattcgccgctagaggcgctagtgtagcgtgaggtctccgaaatgtcaaatctcatagtttttgggtgagctacgcgggtttatttataattagattttttttgtaaatattttgcattgcCTTTagttaattatggcaattatgcgttacggggcaatgaatgtctgtgttttgagacagttttgtcttttggaaacttttgtcctccctttttttccgaacaaaacgggactaagcaacactgtggttgctggatatttttatggtacggttttaaggtgttttaaatatgattttaatctaaattttgttttaacgcccgtaataacagactctgaaagccacacttaaaaacctcacgcaacagtgcgccatctagtgagacaaaaaacgatagccctcattacattaCTTCGTTCAACGAACTTGTTTCGAACTGCTTCGTCCAACGAACGTTGTCTTCGTCTTCACATTTACGTCCGGCCATATTAAGGCCAttgcagctgtcgctcgccgaatacGGCCTACTAATCATGTTCTTTACGCTTCGCGGTGACCGCATGTCAAATTACCGCATCAGtgtccataaaaattaaatttttagtgGTATTTGTGGCAGTAATATAATCATGCATGACGGCTGACGGCCATTTGATTATTATAGTGAGACATAAAAACATCCATAACACCTTAAGCTTAATTAAAAACACTAAGATATTCTATTATGAAGACTAGTCAGAACTTATTCAGATCATGTGGGGTTATGTGCCAGTATTTTCTGGCTATTCTTTGAAAAATAACTTGAGACATGAAGTTTTATAGCTAAAAATTAAATGGCTAGACCACAGATAATATAATAGTTAGGTACTTCGGAACAGCGGGGGGGCTACTACATTCGATATTCAAATTTCATAGTGGCCCCTCAGATCTCGCCATTCTCTGCCAAATGGTAACATTTATTATAGTACGGTTAAAGTACAACCTGTATTTAACGACCTAACAATTCGAACCCTCATGTAGGTAATTATCATAAATGTTTGAGTTATCAAGTCGAATGTCATATTATCGTTAACTCCGAGTCGTCACTAACCGTTCTCAATACAATCGTGAGTAGATAAAATTCAGccgtttaatttttaactatttttctaTCTAATTTAAAGAACGTCAAGAAAAAGTAATCCAGATTTTGTTGTCTTATGTCATCTGTTAGTCTTTATCCACATTTGGGTCTAGGTTTTCTGGTTATTGTCAGATTAAACATGAtcgacaataataataaccgAGCATTTTCAAAGAAACTGCAATAAGACTGCAATAGAACTGCAAACATTGCAGTTACAACGCAGTCGTTCCAACTGCAATACGACTGCATTACGACCGTGCAGCCGGCTTGCGATCGGTGTGCGGTTGACAGAACTGCACGGCAACTGCAAGCGGACTGCAGCCAACTGCATCAAAACTGAACCCAAACTGCCGTTTTGCAGCTGGGTTGCAGTTCAAATGCTGTCCGTTCGAGTATGTACCGGCCCAAAGGCATCTTAGTGATAGGATGAtgaaaatttaagtaaataaattcacGGCCGTCTCCAGATTTCATTGCGAGCCTAAAAATagtcaaacaaaaaattggagACGACCTACGAATGGCGAAACATATCTTACTACTTCTACCTCATTTTTACCAAGCTAAGTTAGAATAGATGAAGCTGATGTTACTCTGTTGCTAATTAAACCGTCCTTTGCATTTTTGAATCTTTCGTaatttgaggttttttttttgagcatGTGTCGGTATCTAATGTCTACTAACTAACTTTACTATACTTGTCTGTCAAGGATCAAGCATTTTACGTATTTTATCATTAGTCGTATACCAGTTTTGAGTCAAATGTAGTAGGTCCAAATTCGTTTTAGTCTTACTTGTCGttgtaaacaaatttttaatctaaaattagGCAAAGGTTGTGTCACCAAAAAACAAAGGTTTatctttgaaaataaaaaacctaaaGTTCGGTTCAAGAACATCctcaatttgttttaataaaacaatacattttctTCCGGCGTCAATAATTGGTTACAATTTTGTTTACAACCAAAGACTATTGAACTTTTAATGCTAGTTACACACGTATTAGTAATCTAAGGCACAAAAAATCAGCCTGTTAGTCTATCTACAAGATACACGTTTTCTTATCTGATCACCTCATCAGGAGATTTTTTTGTAACGACGGTAAATTCGGGGCAGTATGGCCcagaagggtaactttggccattGGGTTAACTCGTTTCATGTTTTACTATTGCGTTGAAATTAAGTCTCATTGCCATATGGTTGGTTTTAGCTGACCGCCCACGTTTTTATGCTTTATTAAGCCCTGGCATATGTGGCTTTAATGGGCCAAAATTACCCTCTATTGGGTCAGAGTACCCCCCGACTTTACAGTATAACTTCCCCAACTCCGTTTACCGAAATCTCGAAAAATGACGCTGTTTTGTCAACTTCTGCAATTTCAAATGTCACTCGGAAACACGAAGATAGCCGAAGCATAATTTTAgcgtgacactctttcccggcccggataataccgacatagaAACACCGACattgtttttcgtgtacacgcccataaaCGCTCATGTGAGTTTCTATGGCCAAGTAcacaaaaacagggtcggtatttccatgtcggtattatctggGCCGTGAATGAGTGTCACCCTAATTTTAAATAGGCGGTACTGCCTTAGCTGCactatgtatattatttatttacattcttaATACTGAGTTTTAACATCGTAATCAGGTAATCAGATGAGTCCTAATTCGGTTTACAATGAATCAAACAGTTTTGGTCCCACAAAATAAGTAGTTAAATATTGTATTCTATCCCTAATCTtctaatatttacaattttattttcacgttCGTTATCAATTAAACGTTTGTAAAAATGAGGTCTATTCTCACGTAAATATTTTACCTTTAGTTTATCAAATGCATTTAGGTAGATCAAATTCGATTCGATCTTGTACTTCAGTAAAAGCAtagtttttgaatatttttattgctttaaaatttAAGCGAGTTCAAAATCCCAGATTAATGACGAGCAGCTATTGTCTAAGTACTAGCGCATTTGATATCGATTTGAGGAGAATATACAATTGTTTACCAACGTTCACATGATAACCAACGCGTGCCCAAAGACTATCAAGAGTTGTTTTTATACAACCTTTGGCATAGGTATTTAAGAAACAATATCTAACCGAATAATCATCACATGCTGGAAATCTTGAGCTTTTTGCagtaattattatgtatttttttcgtgactgtataacattttttaaacagtacAAAGTAGatctaaaaaaacttaaatgtcACTTCTCTAGGGCTACTTCAGTGAagctgaggccttattgtcttacacatttggaatcacaatcgttttctcCCTTCTTTCTGTCACGCTCACGCGGTGTCAGCCGAGGGTATAAAGAGATGGTCAATGCAATAGCGAACTTCAGCGTGTGAGACAATATGGCCTCTAATAACAGTGCTTAGTAAACCAATGGCGTATCCAGAACCTGAGTTGAGAAATCCATGCTATTAGCTTACGCGGCAAGGCAAAATAAGAGATTCAAATAGTTCTAATGCTAAATCCCACTAAAGACCCGTATGTTTGATGTGGATTCATTTTTAAATGGGATTTAACATCCCAAGCTCAGGGATACAGAATAGGTCTTAACTTGCTTATTTTCCCAATCTAAAAAGCCCCAAAATCTCCGCTATAACCTATACCTCATCTCAAACCAACTAAAGAATTCACTTCTACAATAACCATTTATAGTAAATTGGCAGTTGAAAGTACTTAGAGCAATGTTAGTCCACTTAGTCTTATACTTTGAGCTTTTAACTGCAGTGTCCCACATGCCTCCAAAAGTCGGCGTATTCAGTGTTAAGGTTTGAGATGTGGTAAAATTAGAAAAACCTAGTCTGGTTGGGAGGAGCACTGTGGTACTGGCTCTTCGCATTTGTACGCACGAGGGAATAGCGAGGAGTACGAAGGTGGTGCTTCGTACTCTGGAGGGGAAGCGGTAGGAGTATTGCTGAAGAGATGCTGTGATGCGCCTGTGACGGTCACTGTTGGGGAGAGGTCTATGCACGAGGCTGGGATGTTTATCGGCGTGTCTGATGGTTTGGAACGTTTGCAGCAGcattctgaaaaataaagtcGTTTTTCGTGTATTTCTCTTTTATATTACCAATTTTggtagttttaggggctgtttcaccacccattgattaattttatttgacggataatgtgataccgtctctgtctattcaaacaaaacaaacagagacggcgtcacatttatccgtcagataaatttaatcaagtgaaacagggggttaatgtCATGAAGTTAATAACTATCAgtttaattgattaatttcatTTAGGTAAGATCAAATTCAATAAAATGGAGTTCAGTTCAACATTGAGTTTTGTCAAGTATTACAGAGTTCTTTGGGTGTGGTGTTGAACTACATAagttaaataacattatttttattgctatACGAGCAATGTCGCTGCTGTTTTCTATTGTTCGgcgatattaaaaaataatttgttacttataGCAATTTTACAGGACAGCATTTAATTTTCCCTAACTATGGGTACACAACTTAAACAGGATCTTGTAAGTTTCAAATAGGAACTCGTGTTTATTAATAGGGGTCGATTTTTAGACCTCATTAACCCACAAAACCAGTGTTTGTGTATCGACCCCTGGGAAACCGATTTCTACCCCAGGGGGTCGATATCGACCACTTTGGGATTCCCTGATCTAACCAAATATATATCGAAACTGCTTACCCCAAGCCAAACAGAACATGAGTATGGTGGCGCAGACCAGCATTCCCACCACGAGATAACTCCAGGGCCCGTATGGCTTCAGGGCGGCGGCGAACTCCATAAATGCATTGGACTTCTGCTCGCTCTCGCTGATCTTCACTGAAAGTTTTAAATCGCCTGGtctaaattacatttgttgATATCCTCGATTCAGTCCGGtagataattaggtacaaaaagaGGGCTAGGCTAAGTACAATTTTCTGTCTTTCTgcctaaaaaaaagtaacttcatTGGTCATACTCGTAGTTCTTACAACTGTGGGGTGTCACTGGATTAATTTCTATCCATTCTAGGAACAAGCCGCAATGAGTGGAGACGGAGTGTAGCGCACACATAAGCCTGGTGCATTGGCACTCCGTACCATTCCATATTATatgcatagagattgtttagtGCCAGGAGCATGTTTTGGAGTTCTATCGATGAAAGCAGCTACGC harbors:
- the LOC141433167 gene encoding zinc finger protein 711-like; the encoded protein is MGEDKKKVKICRVCLGSNIKKCMSIFEIYKDYLIFDYVNSIANVKIQKDDGLPDKICFECLLELETAINFKQKCESSNIILQSTQCDHLPESIVEEANTVPDLVIKKEEPLEEPFEYLDEDSHLFNASDLLADASDANLEADDKGFRKSRAIDLNLECHDCGNHFKSKCKLRVHWKKVHLHEALICQVCKRMFKSFKAFHRHRKSGSKSCKVATDIRIEGQGRNRVFHCKECSYKTTRVKDIQTHLVIHSGDRPYLCDLCSRSFTQQSSLQAHKESTHKEYKIQITCQYCGKFVRGRTNVYRHLKTHTDNQHQCQVCSKMLQSKKSLQTHMKRHSGVKQYTCEICAKSFFTGAELCNHKRMIHMKGKYWYYCDTCEFKSMRSEKVRKHKKKHTATNMPCIVCGMFFEQADKLTQHQRMHFGERKYPCPLCEKRFFRKDTVGKHIRAKHKCMVPTLVVEKKVIVKKELPAAPIDELIEIEVSPVIEIK